In Acidobacteriota bacterium, the following proteins share a genomic window:
- a CDS encoding TetR/AcrR family transcriptional regulator, producing MEINGTIGTERSPNREGTGSILAEKAAATDGARERLLKAATEVFNRKGYAAASVSEIVADAGVTKPVLYYYFANKEGIYREIMETAFALFDEVLDRDYAHCPTVREKITALFDDVVDLFRRHLPVVRLFHAIYYGPPQGVPFIDFHAKHIKWNRVILDRVEEGVRRGEFLPLDPLDMTQALMAAVIYRLDLLLCPEIENYPMPDHRRLLDIVFRGILPPGRV from the coding sequence ATGGAAATCAACGGTACGATCGGGACGGAAAGGTCGCCGAATCGGGAGGGGACCGGGAGCATCCTTGCGGAAAAGGCAGCCGCGACGGACGGGGCGCGGGAGCGGCTCCTGAAGGCGGCCACCGAGGTCTTCAACCGGAAGGGGTACGCCGCGGCCTCCGTCAGCGAGATCGTCGCGGACGCCGGGGTCACCAAGCCGGTTCTCTACTATTATTTCGCGAACAAGGAAGGGATCTACCGGGAGATCATGGAGACGGCCTTCGCCCTCTTCGACGAGGTGCTCGACCGGGATTACGCCCACTGCCCCACGGTGCGGGAGAAGATCACTGCCCTCTTCGACGACGTCGTGGACCTCTTCCGCCGGCACCTGCCGGTGGTCCGGCTGTTCCACGCCATCTACTACGGGCCGCCCCAGGGGGTGCCCTTCATCGATTTCCACGCCAAGCACATCAAGTGGAACCGGGTCATCCTGGACCGGGTGGAGGAGGGCGTACGCCGCGGGGAATTCCTCCCCCTGGACCCTCTCGACATGACGCAGGCCCTCATGGCCGCCGTCATCTATCGTCTGGACCTGCTCCTCTGCCCCGAGATCGAGAACTACCCCATGCCGGACCACCGCCGGCTCCTGGACATCGTCTTCCGGGGGATCCTCCCCCCGGGCCGAGTTTGA
- a CDS encoding radical SAM protein, giving the protein MRAVRVKSVLSPSKIRGIDYSLNPYVGCAFGCRYCYADFMGRFAGHAGETWGRFVDVKENAPELLRRELVRKKPGVIGLSLVTDPYQPLEGEHGLTRRCLEAILERGDFEVSVLTRSPLVVRDTHLFLALGDRAQVGLSVTTDDEDVRRLFEPGAPPVDRRLEALRTLRAAGVHTYAFVGPALPMNPHRLASRLAGIVEFVYLDRLNYAWKVREIYRSHRLENRLAPGYFRYVANAFRSVLEKAGIPIRPAGDSTGG; this is encoded by the coding sequence GTGCGGGCGGTGCGGGTGAAGAGCGTGCTCTCCCCCTCCAAGATCCGCGGGATCGACTACTCCCTCAACCCCTACGTCGGCTGCGCTTTCGGGTGCCGCTACTGCTACGCGGACTTCATGGGCCGTTTCGCGGGCCACGCCGGCGAGACCTGGGGCCGCTTCGTGGACGTCAAGGAGAACGCGCCGGAGTTGCTGCGCCGGGAGTTGGTCCGCAAGAAACCGGGGGTCATCGGGCTGAGCCTGGTGACCGACCCCTACCAGCCCCTGGAGGGGGAGCACGGCCTCACCCGCCGCTGTCTGGAAGCCATCCTCGAACGCGGGGATTTCGAAGTCTCGGTCCTGACCCGCTCCCCCCTCGTCGTCCGGGACACCCACTTGTTCCTGGCCCTCGGGGACCGCGCCCAGGTGGGCCTTTCCGTCACCACCGACGACGAAGACGTCCGGCGGCTTTTCGAACCCGGGGCCCCGCCTGTCGACCGGCGCCTCGAAGCCCTCCGAACCCTCCGGGCGGCCGGTGTCCACACCTACGCCTTCGTCGGCCCCGCCCTCCCCATGAACCCCCACCGGCTGGCCTCCCGGCTCGCCGGGATCGTGGAGTTCGTCTACCTCGACCGGCTCAACTACGCCTGGAAGGTCCGGGAGATCTACCGCTCCCACCGCCTGGAGAACCGCCTCGCCCCGGGATATTTCCGTTACGTCGCCAACGCCTTCCGCTCCGTGCTGGAAAAGGCCGGCATCCCGATCCGCCCGGCCGGCGATTCGACCGGGGGGTGA
- a CDS encoding TolC family protein, giving the protein MISHVAASAPARVVTLREAVNVALERNKDIQKAKEFRNVVHGRYIQERSAALPHLTVTSGVSHQSDGSQSVMFEGFDFPTSSYAFNAEVGFTQALYTWGQVGAAIHAAKEGVKDAEVQLEIYRQAVVRDVSAAFYDILLARELLKLAQENRLQKERHLDEARRRFQEGVATDYDVLAAEVAVQNASPEIIKAENMIRIARDHLGFLLGLDNEDVDVAGDLQAEPGPIPPFDLTQARALDNRPELKEIGHRLAIYKDAVKIYAAGDKPRLDLTGGAGWRELWMGGNQGGGWATSVGVRMTFPAFDGGYTKGKVIQARSDVESTRIEEARLRDAIALQVRDALSKLRESSEILKALHGTVAEAEKLLKMSELGFQYGVKTRLEVDDAQQNVNAVRFNLAKARRDLIVAGITLDWVTGTLDTSEK; this is encoded by the coding sequence GTGATTTCGCATGTGGCGGCCTCGGCGCCGGCCCGGGTGGTCACGCTCCGGGAGGCGGTGAACGTCGCCCTGGAGCGAAACAAGGACATCCAGAAGGCCAAGGAGTTCCGAAACGTCGTCCATGGCCGTTACATCCAGGAACGCTCGGCCGCCCTGCCCCACCTCACCGTCACGTCCGGGGTCAGCCACCAGTCCGACGGCAGCCAGAGCGTGATGTTCGAAGGCTTCGACTTCCCCACCAGCAGCTACGCCTTCAACGCCGAGGTGGGCTTCACCCAGGCCCTCTACACCTGGGGCCAGGTGGGGGCCGCCATCCACGCGGCCAAGGAGGGGGTCAAGGACGCGGAGGTCCAGCTTGAAATCTACCGGCAGGCCGTGGTCCGGGACGTTTCCGCCGCCTTCTACGACATCCTGCTGGCCCGGGAACTCCTGAAACTGGCCCAGGAGAACCGCCTGCAGAAGGAGCGCCACCTCGACGAGGCCCGCCGCCGCTTCCAGGAGGGCGTGGCGACCGACTACGACGTCCTGGCGGCGGAGGTGGCCGTCCAGAACGCCAGCCCGGAGATCATCAAGGCGGAGAACATGATCCGCATCGCCCGGGACCACCTGGGCTTCCTCCTGGGCCTCGACAACGAGGACGTGGACGTCGCGGGCGACCTGCAGGCCGAGCCCGGCCCCATCCCCCCCTTCGACCTCACCCAGGCCAGGGCCCTGGACAACCGACCGGAGCTCAAGGAGATCGGCCACCGCCTGGCCATCTACAAGGACGCCGTCAAGATCTACGCGGCCGGGGACAAGCCGAGGCTCGACCTGACGGGCGGCGCCGGGTGGCGCGAACTCTGGATGGGGGGCAACCAGGGGGGCGGCTGGGCCACCAGCGTCGGCGTCCGGATGACCTTCCCCGCCTTTGACGGCGGCTACACGAAGGGGAAGGTCATCCAGGCCCGCAGCGACGTGGAGTCCACCCGGATCGAGGAAGCCAGGCTGCGGGACGCCATCGCCCTCCAGGTGCGGGACGCCCTCAGCAAGCTGCGGGAGTCCTCCGAGATCCTCAAGGCCCTCCACGGCACCGTGGCGGAGGCCGAGAAACTCCTGAAGATGTCCGAACTGGGCTTCCAGTACGGCGTCAAGACCCGGCTGGAGGTGGACGACGCCCAGCAGAACGTCAACGCCGTCCGCTTCAACCTGGCCAAGGCCCGTCGCGACCTCATCGTGGCCGGCATCACCCTCGACTGGGTCACGGGCACCCTGGACACGTCCGAAAAGTAA
- the zupT gene encoding zinc transporter ZupT, whose product MDVLFALGLTAFAGLATGLGSAIAFFARRTNYRFLSISTGFSAGVMLYVSFVEIFYKGADSLGAAYGRTLGNWINTGAFFGGIALIAVIDNLIPSSGNPHETHTREEMAPLRDPSADLPDFQAIADNPASAAPGAHDHRVAEHRLLRMGLFTALAIGIHNFPEGLATFLAALENPGLGVAIAIAIALHNIPEGISISVPIYYATGNRRKAFTYSFLSGLAEPVGALAAYALLWFLIGGPGGVVPPQVMGIVFAGVAGIMVYISLDELLPASRLYGRGHDSLLGLLGGMVVMALSLLVMQ is encoded by the coding sequence ATGGACGTTCTGTTTGCACTGGGGTTGACAGCATTCGCCGGGCTCGCCACGGGCCTCGGGAGCGCCATCGCCTTCTTCGCCAGGCGGACCAACTACCGCTTCCTCTCCATCTCCACGGGGTTCTCCGCCGGAGTGATGCTCTATGTCTCGTTCGTGGAGATTTTCTACAAGGGGGCGGATTCCCTGGGCGCGGCGTACGGCAGGACCTTGGGGAACTGGATCAACACCGGGGCTTTCTTCGGGGGGATCGCGCTGATCGCCGTCATCGACAACCTCATCCCCTCCTCGGGGAACCCCCACGAGACGCACACCCGCGAGGAGATGGCCCCGCTCCGGGACCCGTCGGCGGACCTGCCCGACTTCCAGGCCATCGCCGACAACCCCGCCTCCGCCGCGCCGGGGGCCCACGACCACCGGGTGGCCGAGCACAGGCTCCTGCGCATGGGGCTGTTCACCGCCCTGGCCATCGGGATCCACAACTTCCCCGAGGGCTTGGCCACGTTCCTGGCCGCTCTCGAAAACCCGGGCCTGGGCGTGGCCATTGCCATCGCCATCGCCCTTCACAATATCCCCGAGGGCATCAGCATCTCGGTCCCGATCTACTACGCAACCGGCAACCGGAGGAAGGCGTTCACCTACTCGTTCCTGAGCGGGCTCGCCGAACCGGTGGGGGCCCTGGCCGCCTACGCCCTGCTGTGGTTCCTGATCGGCGGGCCGGGCGGCGTGGTGCCGCCCCAGGTCATGGGGATCGTCTTCGCGGGGGTGGCCGGGATCATGGTCTACATCAGCCTCGACGAGCTGCTGCCCGCCAGCCGCCTCTACGGGCGCGGTCACGACAGCCTGCTGGGGCTGCTCGGCGGGATGGTGGTCATGGCCCTGAGCCTGCTGGTCATGCAGTAA
- a CDS encoding efflux RND transporter periplasmic adaptor subunit has protein sequence MRIDRSFPKLALLLLAAACLTGCLAKSDASQGATPAATAKSAPAAKPSVPVDVAPVAVGPLTAGVEVTGTLVPKFKAEVKSEYAGIVTHVYVTEWVRVSRGQALAKLDTREAEIMLKKAQAAVEVARSGLLQTQVQEARANREYDRMVRLKNGGLATQQALDEALTAKQAAEAQTAAVKTQVAAAEEEVLHAKTRLSKALITAPMNGVVARRDVNVGDLAGEMGSPRIMFLIVDNSLLELTVTVPSFEMDKVKLGQSLDFTTDAIPGKTFTGTVKYINPMVNEADRSLTLVAEVRNTPEILKGGLYVKGRILTEERPAVLQAPRAALVNWDMKARKGEVFVVEGAVARKRAVTTGAVAGENVEIVDGLKEGEKVILRGSFQVRDGDAVAAGAR, from the coding sequence ATGCGCATAGACCGATCCTTCCCGAAACTGGCCCTCCTTCTCCTGGCTGCCGCCTGCCTGACGGGATGCCTGGCCAAGAGCGACGCCTCGCAGGGGGCGACGCCGGCCGCCACGGCCAAGTCCGCCCCCGCCGCGAAACCCTCGGTGCCCGTGGACGTGGCTCCGGTCGCCGTCGGGCCCCTCACGGCCGGCGTGGAGGTGACGGGGACCCTCGTCCCCAAGTTCAAGGCCGAGGTGAAGTCCGAGTACGCCGGCATCGTCACCCACGTCTACGTCACCGAGTGGGTCCGCGTCAGCCGGGGCCAGGCCCTGGCGAAACTGGACACCCGCGAGGCCGAGATCATGCTGAAGAAGGCCCAGGCGGCCGTGGAAGTGGCCCGGTCCGGCCTGCTGCAGACCCAGGTCCAGGAAGCCCGGGCCAACCGGGAGTACGACCGCATGGTGAGGCTCAAGAACGGCGGCCTGGCCACCCAGCAGGCCCTGGACGAGGCCCTGACGGCCAAGCAGGCCGCGGAGGCCCAGACGGCCGCCGTGAAGACCCAGGTGGCGGCGGCCGAGGAAGAGGTCCTGCACGCGAAAACCCGGCTCTCGAAGGCCCTGATCACCGCCCCCATGAACGGCGTCGTCGCCAGGCGGGACGTCAACGTGGGCGACCTGGCCGGCGAAATGGGCAGCCCCCGGATCATGTTCCTCATCGTGGACAACTCCCTGCTGGAACTCACCGTGACGGTGCCCTCCTTCGAGATGGACAAGGTGAAGCTGGGCCAGTCCCTCGACTTCACCACCGACGCCATCCCCGGAAAGACCTTCACCGGCACCGTGAAGTACATCAACCCCATGGTCAACGAGGCCGACCGCTCCCTGACCCTGGTCGCCGAGGTGCGGAACACCCCCGAAATCCTCAAGGGCGGGCTGTACGTGAAGGGGCGGATCCTCACCGAAGAGCGCCCGGCCGTCCTCCAGGCCCCCCGCGCCGCCCTGGTGAACTGGGACATGAAGGCCCGCAAGGGCGAGGTCTTCGTGGTGGAGGGGGCCGTCGCCCGCAAACGCGCCGTGACGACCGGCGCCGTGGCGGGGGAGAACGTGGAGATCGTCGACGGGCTGAAGGAGGGCGAGAAAGTCATTTTACGCGGAAGTTTCCAGGTTCGCGACGGTGACGCCGTGGCGGCCGGCGCGAGGTAG
- a CDS encoding helix-hairpin-helix domain-containing protein, with amino-acid sequence MAKRRVDRIDQCSCLEDLPNVGKATAADLRLLGIEHPAQLTGRDPEQLYRALCEKTGFTQDPCVLDVFRAVVAFAEGGDPRPWWAFTPQRRGKK; translated from the coding sequence ATGGCCAAGAGAAGAGTCGACCGTATTGATCAGTGCTCCTGCCTTGAGGACCTCCCGAACGTGGGGAAGGCGACCGCCGCCGACCTCCGGCTGCTGGGCATCGAGCACCCCGCCCAACTGACGGGCCGGGACCCGGAACAGCTCTACCGGGCCCTCTGCGAGAAGACCGGGTTCACACAGGACCCGTGTGTCCTCGACGTCTTCCGGGCCGTCGTCGCCTTCGCCGAGGGGGGCGACCCCCGACCCTGGTGGGCGTTCACGCCGCAGCGCAGGGGAAAGAAGTGA
- a CDS encoding M20/M25/M40 family metallo-hydrolase: MKTKGTLSLVILFCLGGAAIAGLPEQADPKRLETWVADLSAPSMGGRLTGSPSGKAAEAYVEDAMRATGLEVRTQEVRFPLWEVLPGASLTLLGQGDAKPHAYAYLDEYREVDYSGSGDVTGDLVFAGFGLQTATVDSYAGVDVKGKVAVILSGKPEGVEAEDARVDRKLDTASRKGAAAVVFIPQGKMGERVEEKGDEAEVQATDLKRDFHPELYHADLPAVFLRRKAAETLLGMAPEAAARAPAARALGKRVHLVLQSRLCREAVSRNVFGILRGSDPALAEEVILVGAHYDHLGAGADGRIFFGAADNASGTAVVLEAATAFARSGVKPKRTLVFALWCAEEQGLYGSTHYVTKEPLFPLARTRMMIQLDYLDDQYGPCISNPDDNPVFVSFVGKAFEEKKLIPLKLGGQCASDDCPFLAAKVPAYRFIAYGDHHHRSTDTAENLSLTMLKNTADLVVAGLRNAAY; encoded by the coding sequence ATGAAAACGAAAGGGACACTCAGCCTGGTCATCCTGTTCTGCCTGGGGGGCGCGGCCATCGCCGGACTGCCCGAGCAGGCGGACCCGAAGCGCCTGGAAACCTGGGTCGCCGACCTGAGCGCCCCGTCCATGGGCGGGCGCCTGACGGGCTCCCCCTCCGGGAAGGCCGCCGAGGCGTACGTGGAGGACGCCATGCGGGCCACCGGCCTGGAGGTGCGCACGCAGGAGGTCCGCTTCCCGCTCTGGGAGGTCCTGCCCGGCGCCTCGCTGACGCTCCTTGGGCAGGGGGACGCGAAGCCTCACGCTTACGCCTACCTGGACGAGTACCGGGAAGTCGACTACTCCGGCTCCGGGGACGTGACCGGGGACCTGGTCTTCGCGGGTTTCGGCCTTCAGACCGCGACCGTGGATTCCTATGCCGGGGTCGACGTGAAGGGGAAGGTGGCCGTGATCCTGTCCGGCAAGCCCGAGGGGGTCGAGGCAGAGGATGCCCGCGTCGATCGCAAGCTCGACACGGCCTCACGGAAAGGGGCCGCGGCGGTGGTTTTCATCCCGCAGGGCAAGATGGGCGAGCGGGTCGAGGAGAAGGGGGACGAGGCCGAGGTCCAGGCGACCGACCTGAAGCGGGACTTCCATCCCGAACTGTACCACGCGGACCTTCCCGCCGTCTTCCTGCGTCGGAAAGCGGCCGAGACGCTCCTGGGCATGGCCCCCGAGGCGGCGGCCAGGGCGCCGGCCGCCCGTGCCCTGGGCAAACGGGTGCATCTGGTGCTCCAGAGCCGTCTCTGCCGGGAGGCCGTCAGCCGGAACGTGTTCGGCATTCTCCGGGGATCGGACCCGGCCCTGGCGGAGGAAGTGATCCTCGTCGGGGCCCACTACGATCACCTGGGCGCCGGCGCCGACGGGCGGATCTTCTTTGGCGCCGCGGACAACGCCTCCGGGACCGCGGTGGTCCTGGAGGCGGCCACCGCCTTTGCCCGGTCGGGGGTCAAGCCGAAGCGCACCCTGGTCTTCGCCCTCTGGTGCGCCGAGGAGCAGGGGTTGTACGGGTCCACCCACTACGTGACGAAAGAGCCCCTCTTCCCCCTGGCCAGGACCCGGATGATGATCCAGCTCGACTACCTGGACGACCAGTACGGGCCCTGCATCTCCAACCCCGATGACAACCCGGTGTTCGTCAGCTTCGTCGGGAAGGCCTTCGAGGAGAAGAAGCTGATCCCGCTCAAGCTGGGCGGGCAGTGCGCCAGCGACGACTGCCCCTTCCTGGCGGCGAAGGTCCCCGCCTACCGCTTCATCGCCTACGGCGACCACCACCACCGCAGCACGGACACGGCGGAGAACCTCAGCCTGACCATGCTCAAGAACACCGCCGACCTGGTCGTCGCCGGCCTGCGGAACGCGGCCTACTGA
- a CDS encoding efflux RND transporter permease subunit, with protein sequence MFLSDLSIKRPVFATVMMLALVTLGIFSYRRLSVDMFPDVEIPVLSVITVFPGASPETVEREVSKRIEEALNPIPGVKHVTSQSREGVSTVIVEFQLEVRINEASQDARAKINAIRGDLPQGIQEPIIQKLDFSAMPVASVAVRSDRLSPREITTLVEKRIKRRLENLPGVGKADMVGDQKREVSIDINPDRLNALGMGVDEVIAGLASENVNTPLGRLTDGNQEYAARISGKPKEVKEFESMIIGGRNGRPVTLSEVGEVKDGTREQRTLALIDNVPAVALDILKQSGANTVDVVEAVKKELRRLQQELPPGTTLDLVRDGSLWIRDSVHDVQETLIIGGILTVLIVFLFLNSWRSTVITGLTLPISVIASFIIMNFGGMTLNVMTLMALSLAIGLLIDDAIVVRENIVRHLEHGGDHFEAARKGTSEIGLAVLATTFSIVAVFVPVAFMKGIMGRFFYQFGITITFAVLVSLFVSFTLDPMLSSRWIDPSILHKGRRSILTRLLDVFNRWFDRTADGYRVLIGWALNLRWVVVLLAVGAFVGGIAIFGSLESEFMVQQDQGEFQVLFKSAPGASFQETRGRIETILAGFKQLPEIEHTYATIGAGDWGTVRDGAVYVKLKDRKLRQRNQFQVMRQARAILSATPGIQSSIMEAGRLDDRKLLMVSIRGEDIPRLKAYAARLKAGLQAVPGIVDLEATLEYDMPEFRFTVDRKRATDAGLSTVNVARTLGALVGGQAVSTYEDEDGDAVDVKVRLPEDLRRNPEQVRTLFLTARSPLGQTSLIPLGNLLETQRSVSPAEINRQDLSREVVVQSNLDGLPLGTAVQKALDLTAKMPLEPGYRYVFSGENEIMEESFGYMADSLILAIVFVYLILAAQFESFIDPFSIMLSLPLSLVGMAGMLKLTGDTVNIMSLIGLIMLMGLVTKNAILLVDFAKALRTRGLSRRDAVIQAGRTRLRPIVMTTLAMIFGMLPLALGIGAGGEFRAPMGRAVVGGLITSTFLTLLVVPVVYTLLDDVTSFFRRRRQRRLERLGLAANPNGHVHDAKRKEPSGAELEPALAAAEDQAP encoded by the coding sequence ATGTTTCTTTCCGACCTTTCCATCAAGCGGCCGGTTTTCGCCACCGTCATGATGCTGGCGCTGGTGACCCTGGGGATCTTCTCCTATCGCCGGCTCTCCGTCGACATGTTCCCCGACGTGGAAATCCCGGTCCTCTCCGTGATCACCGTCTTCCCCGGCGCCTCCCCGGAAACCGTGGAGCGGGAGGTGTCCAAGCGGATCGAGGAGGCCCTCAACCCCATACCCGGCGTCAAACACGTGACCTCCCAGTCCCGCGAGGGGGTCTCCACCGTCATCGTGGAGTTTCAGCTCGAGGTCCGCATCAACGAGGCCTCCCAGGACGCCCGGGCCAAGATCAACGCCATCCGCGGCGACCTGCCCCAGGGGATCCAGGAGCCCATCATCCAGAAACTGGATTTCTCGGCCATGCCGGTGGCCTCCGTGGCCGTGCGTTCCGACCGACTCTCGCCCCGCGAGATCACCACCCTCGTGGAGAAACGCATCAAGCGGCGCCTCGAGAACCTCCCCGGGGTCGGCAAGGCCGACATGGTGGGGGACCAGAAGCGGGAAGTCAGCATCGACATCAACCCGGACCGGCTGAACGCCCTCGGGATGGGCGTGGACGAGGTGATCGCCGGGCTGGCGTCCGAGAACGTCAACACCCCGCTCGGGCGGCTCACGGACGGCAACCAGGAGTACGCCGCCCGCATCTCCGGCAAACCAAAGGAAGTGAAAGAGTTCGAGTCCATGATCATCGGGGGCAGGAACGGGCGCCCCGTCACCCTGTCAGAGGTCGGCGAGGTGAAGGACGGGACCCGCGAACAGCGGACCCTGGCCCTCATCGACAACGTCCCGGCCGTGGCCCTCGACATCCTCAAGCAGTCGGGCGCCAACACGGTGGACGTCGTGGAAGCCGTCAAGAAGGAACTCCGCCGGCTGCAGCAGGAACTGCCCCCCGGAACCACCCTCGACCTGGTCCGCGACGGTTCCCTCTGGATCCGGGACTCCGTCCACGACGTCCAGGAGACCCTGATCATCGGCGGGATCCTGACCGTCCTCATCGTCTTCCTCTTCCTCAACTCGTGGCGCTCCACGGTCATCACGGGGCTCACCCTGCCCATCTCGGTCATCGCCTCCTTCATCATCATGAACTTCGGCGGCATGACCCTCAACGTCATGACCCTGATGGCCCTCTCCCTGGCCATCGGGCTGCTCATCGACGACGCCATCGTGGTCCGGGAGAACATCGTCCGCCACCTGGAGCACGGCGGCGACCACTTCGAGGCCGCCCGCAAGGGCACCAGCGAGATCGGCCTCGCGGTCCTGGCCACCACCTTCTCCATCGTGGCGGTCTTCGTCCCCGTGGCCTTCATGAAGGGGATCATGGGACGCTTCTTCTATCAGTTCGGGATTACCATCACCTTCGCGGTCCTGGTGTCCCTGTTTGTCTCCTTCACCCTGGACCCGATGCTGTCGTCGCGGTGGATCGACCCGTCCATTCTCCACAAGGGCCGCCGAAGCATCCTCACCCGACTCCTGGACGTCTTCAACCGCTGGTTCGACCGCACGGCGGACGGTTACCGCGTGCTCATCGGCTGGGCGCTGAACCTCCGGTGGGTCGTGGTGCTGCTGGCCGTGGGGGCGTTCGTCGGCGGCATCGCGATCTTCGGCTCCCTGGAGAGCGAGTTCATGGTCCAGCAGGACCAGGGCGAGTTCCAGGTGCTGTTCAAGAGCGCGCCGGGCGCCTCCTTCCAGGAGACCCGGGGACGCATCGAGACCATCCTGGCGGGCTTCAAACAATTGCCCGAGATCGAGCACACTTACGCCACCATCGGGGCCGGGGACTGGGGGACCGTGCGCGACGGGGCCGTCTACGTGAAGCTCAAGGACCGGAAACTCCGCCAGCGGAACCAGTTCCAGGTGATGCGCCAGGCGCGCGCCATTTTGTCCGCCACGCCCGGCATCCAGTCGTCCATCATGGAAGCAGGACGCCTGGACGATCGGAAACTGCTGATGGTCTCCATCCGCGGCGAGGACATCCCCAGGCTGAAAGCCTACGCTGCCCGGCTGAAGGCCGGTCTGCAGGCGGTCCCGGGGATCGTGGACCTCGAGGCCACCCTCGAGTACGACATGCCCGAGTTCCGCTTCACCGTGGACCGCAAGCGGGCCACCGACGCCGGCCTCTCCACCGTCAACGTGGCGCGGACCCTGGGGGCCCTGGTGGGCGGCCAGGCCGTCTCCACCTACGAAGACGAGGACGGCGACGCCGTGGACGTCAAGGTCCGGCTCCCCGAAGACCTGCGGCGCAACCCCGAGCAGGTCAGGACCCTTTTCCTGACCGCCCGGAGCCCGCTGGGGCAGACCTCCCTCATCCCCCTGGGCAACCTCCTCGAGACGCAGCGGAGCGTGTCGCCCGCCGAGATCAACCGCCAGGACCTCTCCCGGGAGGTGGTGGTACAGTCCAACCTGGACGGTCTGCCGCTCGGCACCGCCGTCCAGAAGGCCCTCGACCTCACGGCGAAAATGCCCCTGGAGCCCGGTTACCGGTACGTCTTCTCCGGCGAGAACGAAATCATGGAGGAATCCTTCGGGTACATGGCGGACTCGCTGATCCTGGCCATCGTCTTCGTCTACCTGATCCTCGCCGCCCAGTTCGAGTCCTTCATCGACCCGTTCTCCATCATGCTTTCCCTGCCCCTCTCCCTGGTGGGGATGGCGGGGATGCTCAAGCTGACCGGCGACACCGTCAACATCATGTCGTTGATCGGCCTGATCATGCTCATGGGGCTGGTCACCAAGAACGCCATCCTGCTGGTGGACTTCGCCAAGGCCCTGCGAACCCGGGGCCTTTCACGGCGGGACGCCGTGATCCAGGCGGGGCGGACCCGGCTCCGGCCCATCGTGATGACGACCCTGGCCATGATCTTCGGCATGCTCCCCCTGGCCCTGGGGATCGGTGCGGGCGGCGAGTTCCGGGCCCCCATGGGGCGGGCGGTCGTGGGCGGGCTCATCACCTCCACCTTCCTGACCCTGCTGGTGGTGCCGGTGGTGTACACCCTCCTCGACGACGTCACGTCCTTCTTCCGGCGCCGCCGGCAGCGCCGGCTGGAGCGGCTGGGCCTGGCGGCCAACCCCAACGGGCACGTCCACGACGCGAAGCGAAAAGAACCGTCGGGAGCGGAACTCGAGCCGGCCCTGGCCGCCGCTGAAGACCAGGCGCCTTGA